A single region of the Lotus japonicus ecotype B-129 chromosome 4, LjGifu_v1.2 genome encodes:
- the LOC130713703 gene encoding uncharacterized protein LOC130713703, whose product MASSEEALESLFRASNSSNLEDSLEILIRNSKSDAGRFDLVLPAVLSIIRSLNNHDDDVLSLCFKLLRNLCAGEIANQNSFLDHGGVVVVSGILRSHADSADPPNHGLVCLGLHVLANVSLAGNHHQRAIWEELYPSGFLSLATKETCNPLCMLIYTCCHGSADFFRDLCSDDGGHVMAQILRSASSACVDEDWIKLLLSRICFEESQFPVLFSKLLPIGQDTQLNDYEFSSEQAFLLQILSGILNDRTRDVAVSEDVALFLFGIFNKSIGVLEHAGRGTSTLPTGSAAVDVLGYTLTILRDICAQCSGGRNKEDHKDVVDALLSSGLIDFLLSLLRDLEPPAIIIEGIKKFENQEGALHSSKPCPYKGFRRDIVALIANCVYGRKHAQDEIRHRNGILLLMQQCVTDVDNPSLREWGIWSVRNMLEGNEENRNFVAELEVELDGDAEISALGLWV is encoded by the exons ATGGCGAGTTCAGAAGAAGCCCTTGAATCACTGTTCCGTGCTTCTAACTCCTCCAATTTGGAAGACTCTTTAGAGATTCTCATTCGCAATTCCAAATCCGATGCTGGGCGTTTCGACCTTGTTCTCCCTGCAGTGCTGAGTATAATTCGTTCACTCAATaatcatgatgatgatgttctCTCTTTATGTTTCAAGCTCCTCAGAAACTTGTGTGCTGGGGAAATTGCGAACCAGAACTCGTTCCTTGACCATGGTGGGGTGGTTGTTGTTTCTGGAATTTTGAGGTCACATGCTGATTCTGCAGACCCCCCTAACCATGGCTTGGTTTGCTTGGGTCTGCATGTTCTGGCCAATGTTTCCTTGGCTGGGAACCACCATCAACGTGCTATTTGGGAAGAGCTTTATCCCTCTGGGTTTTTGTCTCTTGCCACCAAGGAGACTTGTAATCCATTGTGTATGCTAATTTATACTTGTTGTCATGGAAGTGCTGATTTCTTCAGAGACCTTTGCAGTGATGATGGCGGCCATGTAATGGCACAAATCCTCAGAAGTGCTTCTTCTG CCTGTGTTGATGAGGATTGGATAAAGTTGCTTCTTTCAAGAATCTGCTTTGAAGAATCTCAGTTTCCTGTCTTGTTTTCTAAGCTACTTCCTATCGGTCAAGATACCCAGTTAAATGATTATGAGTTTTCATCTGAACAAGCATTTCTTTTGCAAATTCTATCTGGAATTTTGAATGACCGTACCAGAGACGTTGCTGTTTCAGAGGATGTTGCATTGTTTCTTTTTGGAATATTTAACAAGTCTATTGGGGTTCTTGAGCATGCCGGGAGAGGCACGTCTACTCTTCCTACTGGCTCTGCAGCTGTTGATGTTCTTGGCTACACTCTTACTATACTGAGGGACATTTGTGCTCAATGTAGTGGGGGGCGTAATAAGGAGGATCACAAAGACGTTGTTGATGCGCTATTATCTTCCGGCCTCATAGACTTTCTTTTGTCTTTGCTTCGGGATCTTGAACCTCCAGCAATAATCATAGAAGGAATCAAGAAATTTGAGAACCAAGAAGGTGCTCTTCATTCCTCAAAACCATGCCCTTACAAGGGCTTTAGGCGAGACATAGTTGCACTCATTGCCAATTGTGTGTATGGAAGGAAGCATGCACAAGATGAAATCCGGCATAGGAATGGAATTCTGCTACTCATGCAGCAGTGTGTTACTGACGTAGATAATCCTTCCCTCAGAGAATGGGGGATATGGTCTGTGAGGAATATGTTGGAGGGCAATGAGGAGAATCGAAACTTTGTTGCTGAACTGGAAGTAGAGTTGGATGGCGATGCTGAAATTTCTGCACTTGGTCTATGGGTCTAA